The Spiroplasma litorale nucleotide sequence GATCATTTGATAAATCTCAGTCTAATAAACTATTAATATAGTCATTTTCTTCACTTGGGTCAACAGTCATAATATCCCCTTTTTTATTACCGTTTGGCATAAAATGAGAATTTAGAGGAACTCCTGTAGGAGCTTGCTTCTCTATATCCATATTTACTCGATAACTTGTTGGATATTTTTTATAATCCATATACTTTTCTGTATTTTTAACATCAAGTTTCATAGATTTGTTTACGACATTTGGTATATCATATTTTTCAAGTGTACTAAATCCTTCAAAATATGGTTCTGATTTACTTCAGTTATAATCAGAAGTTTCTGGTTTCATATTGTTGTTGTCTTGGCTATTTGAAATATTTCCATTAGCACAAGAAACTGCAATTATTGATGCCGATAAAACGACATTCATTGCATTTAACGATAACATAAGTTTTTTCATTTAATTCCCCTTTTTAGTACAAGAATAATTCTATTTGAAGTAAATAAAAAGTCAAGTAATTTTAAATAAATAATACATCTTAAAGTTTATATATTAAATTCTGGGTATTATAAAATTTAATATAAAATTATGTTATGAGGTAAAATAAATGAATAATGTACTTATTATAGGAACTGGTCACATGGGTGAACAAATATTAAAGGCAATGACTCAAAATTTAAGTAAAACAGAATATAAAATAACAATAATTAATAGAAATGAATCAAAATCAATAAATCTTGCAAAAAATTATGGTTGTAATTGTTTAAAAAATATAAATGAATCAAATATAAATGATTTTAATATTTTTATTTTGGCTTTAGACCAAATGATGCAGAAGATTTTTTTAAAAACTTTTCAGTAAATGATAAGAGTAATAAATTAATATTTTCAATGCTTAATGCATATTTGATTGATAAAGTTAAAAAACATTTTGACGAAAATATAAACATTATTAGAATAATGCCTAATATGAATGCAAAAATTTATAAATCAACTACTGCATATTCAATTTATGGTTTTAATAATGAACTTATAAAAATAGGACTTAACTTGCTAAGATGTTTTGGGTATATATATGAAATTTATGAAGAAAAGTTTTCAAGTTTTGTTGCTTTAACTGGATCTGCACCTGCATTTATTTATGAATTTATTAAAGGTTTTAAAGATTTTGCATTAGAAAATGATTATGATGAAAATATTTCAAATGATTTAATAAAAGAAACAATTATAGCTTAACTACAATTGCGCTGCAAAACAAAAATAATTTAGAAGAACTAATAAAAGAAATTATAGTTCCTGGTGGTCCAACTGAAGCATGCCATAATGTACTAAAGGATAATGGATTTGCAAAAATATTATTTAATTGTTTAAAATCAACAAAAAATAAGGCGTAAAAAAAATGAAACGTTTGTTTCATTTTTATATTATTAAGCAATTTTAACTTCTAATTTAAATAATTTAGTGCTTTTTGAAGTTTTAATACTTTTATCTCCTTCTTTTTCAACTGATAAAGAATATTTATAAATTGCTAAGTTAAATTTCGATTCTCCGTTTGCACCTTTTATTGTTGCCACAAAACTTTCTCCTGTAAATTTATCAAGATCTGCATTATTTTTTAATTCTGAAACTTCATTAAATATTTCATTAAATTTTTTTGTAAATGCATTTGTGTTATCTTCTATAACTTGGTTTGTTTGTGCGGGTTCAGATAGGTGAATTAAACTACCTTCAAATCCTTGAATTTTTACGTTGTTTTTTTCATCATTAAAATCTTTAGTATCTTCATAACTAGTAGCTAATTTATTATCTTCTGAAATTTGAAGAGCTTTACCATTTTCAGGTTTAACTCTTGTTGT carries:
- a CDS encoding NAD(P)-binding domain-containing protein, with translation MNNVLIIGTGHMGEQILKAMTQNLSKTEYKITIINRNESKSINLAKNYGCNCLKNINESNINDFNIFILALDQMMQKIFLKTFQ
- a CDS encoding pyrroline-5-carboxylate reductase dimerization domain-containing protein — translated: MQNKNNLEELIKEIIVPGGPTEACHNVLKDNGFAKILFNCLKSTKNKA
- a CDS encoding pyrroline-5-carboxylate reductase dimerization domain-containing protein; this translates as MIDKVKKHFDENINIIRIMPNMNAKIYKSTTAYSIYGFNNELIKIGLNLLRCFGYIYEIYEEKFSSFVALTGSAPAFIYEFIKGFKDFALENDYDENISNDLIKETIIA